The Hevea brasiliensis isolate MT/VB/25A 57/8 chromosome 1, ASM3005281v1, whole genome shotgun sequence DNA segment ttgattttaaattaatttctaaatacttcaaaaatttcaaaataatattttatcaaaatctcaTGTAACCGAAACTCTTATCATTTAACGAAGGTTTCCGAGGAGGAATTATTAGGTGCACCCGGTGTACATACACCTTCTCTCACAATCATGTGGGACCCACTCCCTATATAATAGGAAGAACCCACTTTTTGTGAGAGAAAGAGCACTATTTTTTAGTGCTCATGGTGTACCTAATAATTAGCCGTTTCCGAGGGCCATCTGTATGTGACCGAATTAGCTCTTAGCtacgaaaaattaaaaattgattcGAAACTTTTTTTAACCGTGGAATAAATATTGGGCTAAACTTTGGAGgccaaaattattattattattattattattaacgtgCTCATGGGAATGAAATTACCTGTTCAGAAAATTATAATGAAGTTATCAACCCACTCTCCAGTaagttatatatattaattttcatgaatttttaaaattgattagcacaattttagagttttagttttatttaaaattttattaaagtttaatgaatttttaaatataatattatatcagGTGTTTGATGCGGAGAAATATAGAAATAGGAATTTCTTTTTAATTGGtgaatttttatggatttttttttatttgtgaaGAACTAGTTTATATTAAAAATGTATTTTTAGAGGAAATTAGTTTATTTTGagtcaaaaatatttttatttatatattataattgaaCTATTATTGATTGAAATAGAAAGATGGAATTGAAATGATTCCAtgctaaattattattattattattattattattattattattattattattattattattattattattattattattcaagatattaaaaataaatgctaGCTTGATCAATAGTAAGCAGTAATGTTAGTGGTTGTatgattatataaaataaattattgataaatttattattagatatataaaattcatatttacatATTAATTACAAATGAAAATTCTTTCATATATTACGTGATACAAACACAAAAAGTTTGCAATCAATTAAATTCAGAAAATTCAtagttttaaaatataaatatgagaTCCAatcttatatttaaataatagctAGACTTATCAGATTAGTGattattaattttagagttttagatTGAGCTAAGGCTATCCCAAGTTTAAACAGTGCatctaaaaaatataatataatataatataatcatgTCGATTTGTATGTAAATTTTCAAGATTTCAAGTGAAGAATAAGCTTTTGattatagaaaaataaagagCACAAATATACATGGTGTATATCTATCTAAGGACCCATCCCTAAAATGATATGCAAAATTCAGACCAAACATAAAATGAGCTCATACTAAGCAAACTCAACTTTAATTTCAGGTAGAAGGCATTGACTGGGCACAAACTCGAAGAAAACATCTCAAAATAAAATCAAAGCAAAAAAGCTACGCATGCAGTAACAGAAAATGCGCAAGAATTGCAGTCCTCATACTTGAGTAccaaaatcactccatttggctgTAACACATCCACCAACACAGCATCCAAAGCCAAATGCAGCATTTGCTCTCACAGCACCATTCCATAGTTTGCCAGCTCATCccctgccaaaaaaaaaaaattgcattagAAATCACATTCAACAATAATTTTGAAAGCCTTTAAGCGTTTGATGCAAGATATAATATGATCAAAATATGTCAATACGAAATAATACAAAGTTGAAAATGAAAACCAATTACCAATGGTAGCGAGCATGCACAAAGCACGGTAGAAAGGTAGTTTTAGTAGAATCATCCTCCCATTCAACATCTTTCCACCATTGTTCCTCTGCTCTAATCTCAACTTTGCCTCCATTTGCGCTGCTCGAGTTTAATGGCAGCTTCTTAAGCTGTGGGCATTCATTTACTTCGATTTTTTCTAGAGAGGGAAAGGACAAGGCATTGGGATATATGCTTTTCAGTTGTGGTAAAAAAAGCAACCTGAGCACTTGGAGTTTAAAAAATGGGTTAAAATTTTCATCCCCAACTTGAACATCATCTAACTTTTCAACACTTATTATCTCTTCTATATGCTCGTTCACTTGCACATTCAAACACGTCAAATTTGGAGCTAGAATAACCCATGTCAGATCCCTCAATCTGAGGCTTCCCCCTAAAGTCAATGTATGAAGGCTATTAAAGTATATCTTCCTTGAGATCATTGAGTTGCCTAGGCCTCCACCTGCATCATGTGCTTCTATCTCTTCCATTACAACATTGACTCCCAACTCTTCTGAATTACTTCCACCAATTATAACAATATCTTCTAGATTCTTCATATTTGCCAACCACCAAATGTTGAGAGATTGTGGACTTGGAAACAAATTAAGCCATAGAGCTCGAGTACAGTTGACTAATGTGTGGGCGTTGACATAACTCTGGAGATCTGAGACACTTCTTATTGTACTGCTCAGTTCATTCAAGTGTTCCAAACATTGTAGCTCCTCTATTAGCATGTTCTCTTCCCTCAATATATTATCTTCCAATTTTTCGACCCAAATAAAACCAACGTTGTACATTTTCAAAACTTGCAATGATGATAGACTGGATATGACTCCCCTTGGAATCATATTTAGCTCGAAATTACCCACCAAGTTCAGATATTTCAGATTTACCAACATTTTCAACTCAATTGGCAATTGACTTATCAACGTCCATGACAGATTAAGATATTGCAATGAGTTCAATTTTGATATTCCTACCGGCAATTTTTTGATATTAGTACTTGATAGGTCTAAAACGGTTAGTGTACCCATAAACTGAAAGAAACCATCACTGATCTCACTCAAATTACGATTATCGCTGAGAAATAAAGTAAAAAGATCAGGACATCTAGGAACTTCATGGATTCTCTCGAAGGAGTTTGCCATCAAGGACATCCGCTTTGATACTTCCCATTTTCCAACCTCTGGTACTCGAGTTAATTGGGCACCCGCTTCCACAAAaaacttatgtttttctttttcatatttaCATGCTATCAACAGAGCCATATCACGAATCACATCATGCATTTTCACATGTCGGCCTTTCTCTTCCAATAAACATGCCCCAACAAGAGTCCCAATTATAGAATATGCCTCATTGCGAGCACAAAAATTCTCATAAATCCAATAATGTACCAAGTCATCTTTCTCAATTTCAAAGTCTTCCGGAAATAAGGAACAATATAAGAAACAAAATTTAACTTTATCACTAAGCAAACCGTCATAACTAAACTTCAATCTTACAAATACCTCAACCTCCATGTCTTGAATTACCTCATCCTCCATGCCTGGTAAGCTTGAGGCAGGGCTTCTAAGTACCTCAAGAGCATGCTCCCATTCTTCCTTTGTAATTTTACTGGCCATTGCTCTGCCAATGGTAATGAGTGCGATTGGCAACCCACTACACTCTTTAGCAACATCTTGAGCCAGAGGAACAATATCAAAATCAATATCCCCAACCTTCTTCTGAAACAACGCCCAAGCTTCTTCCCAAGCCAAAGGTTCTACTTTTATCATCTTGTCAGCTTCCATTTGCCCGCCTACTCTGCAAGAGCGTGTTGTGAATACTATCTTGCATCTGTTTTGTCTAGTAGGTAGAGGAACCCCAATCTCTTCAAGGTCAACTCGCCGCCATATGTCATCTAATAATAATACAAATTTCTTTCTACTCAGTACATGAAATATGTCTTCCGCTTTCTCATGgaggcttttctttttccatttcttATCCAAAAAGCCAATTCTTTTCCAAATCTGCTCTTGAATCTTCTCAGGTTTCAAATCTTTAGAAACCACAGCCCAAATCACAACATCAAAATTATTAGATATAGTGGCAAATCTGTTGTTGATTTTAGTAAGAAGATTAGTTTTACCGACTCCCCCCATACCGTATATGCCAACAATTCTCACCTCATCTCCCGTGATGTAGCTCCATGCCTCGTCTAAGGTAGTTTCAGTGCCCAATGTTGGATTAACATTTCCTACTACCACTGGTTCTGGAAGTGTCCTCTCAACCACTTCCTTAAAATCTCCTTCGCTCATCAAACCAACCACATGTTTGAGGCTTCTGGAAACGCTTTTCCCAAACATGTAGGTGGACTTACAGTTCTTGGAGCAACAGCCTGCGAGACACAATTTCTGTCTTTCTCGCGTAGCTCTGTTGAGGAGAGAATCAACTTCAGTAATGGTAGCGTCTACCCTTGAAAGCCATCCTCCAACTCGATCCAGCTGCACTGTTTGTGGAGTTTCCTCACTGTTGACCCTCCGCATCACATCATTGCTCAGCTCTCTTAATTTATCTCTTGCAGTCTCAAGTTCTTGAAGATTGTCTTCAAGCTGACATACATAAAGAGCTTGTCCAGCAACGCAATCCCAGCAACGACCGATCAAGGCATCACCGCATTGAATTGAAAAGACTTGACCCATAGCTTATGAAGAATTGGACAGAAGCGTAAAAAAATGAACGGAAGCTAAGTTATTACAAGAAATCTAAGGGATGAAAAATGAACTCTTTGTTTGAAAAAATGATaagaaagaaagggagaggagagaAATTGAGAGTGGAGAGAATGATGGAAATGAAATTACTTTTCTCTCTCTTGATTGAAATGTGAAGAGAG contains these protein-coding regions:
- the LOC131183331 gene encoding probable disease resistance protein At5g63020: MGQVFSIQCGDALIGRCWDCVAGQALYVCQLEDNLQELETARDKLRELSNDVMRRVNSEETPQTVQLDRVGGWLSRVDATITEVDSLLNRATRERQKLCLAGCCSKNCKSTYMFGKSVSRSLKHVVGLMSEGDFKEVVERTLPEPVVVGNVNPTLGTETTLDEAWSYITGDEVRIVGIYGMGGVGKTNLLTKINNRFATISNNFDVVIWAVVSKDLKPEKIQEQIWKRIGFLDKKWKKKSLHEKAEDIFHVLSRKKFVLLLDDIWRRVDLEEIGVPLPTRQNRCKIVFTTRSCRVGGQMEADKMIKVEPLAWEEAWALFQKKVGDIDFDIVPLAQDVAKECSGLPIALITIGRAMASKITKEEWEHALEVLRSPASSLPGMEDEVIQDMEVEVFVRLKFSYDGLLSDKVKFCFLYCSLFPEDFEIEKDDLVHYWIYENFCARNEAYSIIGTLVGACLLEEKGRHVKMHDVIRDMALLIACKYEKEKHKFFVEAGAQLTRVPEVGKWEVSKRMSLMANSFERIHEVPRCPDLFTLFLSDNRNLSEISDGFFQFMGTLTVLDLSSTNIKKLPVGISKLNSLQYLNLSWTLISQLPIELKMLVNLKYLNLVGNFELNMIPRGVISSLSSLQVLKMYNVGFIWVEKLEDNILREENMLIEELQCLEHLNELSSTIRSVSDLQSYVNAHTLVNCTRALWLNLFPSPQSLNIWWLANMKNLEDIVIIGGSNSEEWRPRQLNDLKEDIL